In Rutidosis leptorrhynchoides isolate AG116_Rl617_1_P2 chromosome 2, CSIRO_AGI_Rlap_v1, whole genome shotgun sequence, one genomic interval encodes:
- the LOC139890069 gene encoding uncharacterized protein, producing the protein MKLSNPRASNRSARHEMVPINAAWPFSKWEIDIVGSFLKEAGNVNFLVVAIDFFTKWVKAKPLNTLPTKKSLSFVWEDIAKDGRMNYRVSYGHIQRQQKDNTKETPFSLVYGSEAVILAETSMPTFRVVAYSEEANENAIRENLNLLEERRILASVRQAENKQKIAKYYNK; encoded by the exons ATGAAGCTGTCAAATCCGCGTGCCAGTAATCGGTCGGCTAGGCATGAAATGGTGCCGATCAACGCGGCTTGGCCGTTTAGCAAATGGGAAATTGATATAGTTGGGTCATTCCTTAAAGAAGCTGGAAATGTAAATTTTTTAGTGGTGGCCATCGACTTTTTTACCAAATGGGTAAAAGCAAAACCGTTGAACACTCTACCGACAAAAAAAAGTTTAAGTTTTGTGTGGGAAGACATA GCTAAGGATGGGAGGATGAATTATCGCGTGAGTTATGGGCACATACAACGACAACAAAAAGATAATACAAAAGAGACACCATTTAGTCTTGTTTATGGAAGTGAAGCAGTCATTCTGGCAGAAACCAGTATGCCCACTTTTAGGGTAGTAGCATATAGTGAAGAAGCAAACGAGAATGCAATAAGAGAAAACTTGAATCTGCTAGAAGAAAGAAGAATCTTAGCTTCCGTAAGGCAAGCGGAgaacaagcaaaaaattgcaaagtatTACAACAAATAA